One region of Miscanthus floridulus cultivar M001 chromosome 19, ASM1932011v1, whole genome shotgun sequence genomic DNA includes:
- the LOC136528615 gene encoding serine/threonine-protein kinase BSK5-like — CTLVAESNAKLTASGLLLIPSVVCREWRVSVWLSARVLGPDPTAVFDSLCAENGAAEDDGSGVPVFAEYSLDELRAATDGFAPDRIVSEHGEKAPNVVYRGTLFRSGRTVAIKRFGRSAWPDSRQFLEEARAVGQLRSGRLANLIGCCCESGERLLVAEFMPHETLAKHLFHWETNPLGWAMRMRAALYVAQALDYCSSKGRALYHDLHAYRVVFDVDGNPRLSCFGLMKNSRDGKSYSTNLAFTPPEYLKTGRVSPESVVYSFGTVLLDLLSGKHIPPSHALDLIRGKNFLVLMDSCLEGHVSNSDGTDLMRLASRCLQYEARDRPNLKTVVSGLAGLQKDASTLSHTLLGIQHDKKNSDRVSLSAIGKAIARADLNEVHEILLHDGYNEDDAANAEEQMLD, encoded by the exons TGCACTCTCGTGGCGGAGAGCAATGCGAAGCTAACAGCGAGTGGTTTGCTGTTGATTCCGAGCGTGGTGTGCAGAGAATGGCGAGTGTCTGTCTGGCTGTCTGCTCGCGTCCTTGGTCCTGATCCGACAGCCGTGTTCGATTCCCTGTGTGCAGAGAATGGCGCCGCCGAGGATGACGGCAGCGGCGTGCCGGTGTTCGCCGAGTACAGCCTCGACGAGCTCCGGGCGGCCACCGACGGCTTCGCCCCCGACCGCATCGTGTCGGAGCACGGCGAGAAGGCGCCCAACGTGGTCTACCGCGGCACGCTCTTTAGATCCGGCCGCACCGTCGCCATCAAGCGATTCGGTCGCTCCGCCTGGCCGGACTCGCGCCAGTTCCTG GAGGAGGCGAGGGCTGTTGGGCAGCTGCGCAGTGGTCGCCTGGCCAATCTGATCGGTTGCTGCTGCGAGAGCGGCGAGCGTCTCCTCGTCGCAGAGTTCATGCCGCACGAGACCTTGGCAAAGCATCTCTTCCACT GGGAGACAAATCCATTGGGTTGGGCAATGAGGATGAGGGCTGCGCTTTATGTGGCACAGGCGTTGGACTACTGCAGTAGCAAAGGGAGGGCACTCTATCATGATCTGCATGCATACAGGGTCGTCTTTGATGTG GATGGTAATCCAAGACTATCATGTTTTGGTCTGATGAAGAACAGCAGGGATGGAAAGAGTTACAGTACTAATTTGGCTTTCACGCCTCCTGAGTATCTTAAGACAG GCAGAGTAAGTCCTGAGAGTGTGGTTTACAGTTTTGGCACTGTCTTGCTTGATCTCCTGAGTGGAAAGCACATTCCACCAAGTCAT GCACTCGACCTTATAAGAGGAAAGAACTTTCTAGTGCTGATGGATTCTTGCTTGGAAGGTCATGTATCCAACTCCGATGGAACTGACTTGATGCGATTAGCATCCCGCTGCTTGCAATATGAAGCACGTGACCGGCCAAATCTGAAAACTGTGGTATCCGGTCTCGCAGGTCTCCAGAAAGATGCTTCT ACTCTGTCGCACACTTTGCTGGGGATCCAACATGATAAGAAAAACTCAGATCGAGTTTCCTTATCCGCTATTGGGAAAGCTATTGCCAGAGCAGACCTGAATGAGGTGCATGAAATATTGCTGCATGATGGATATAATGAGGACGACGCGGCTAATGCTGAg GAACAGATGCTTGATTGA
- the LOC136528145 gene encoding amino acid transporter AVT6E-like — protein sequence MNTNYSALPLTSPSIELQAKSNAAANGIVNGHAKISKQDSFLGEVEDGVGGGGEHDELPLIGDGPAGPPEGSGVPAAVFNLATSIIGAGIMALPATMKVLGVAAGLVSILVMGVLSEITVELLVRFSAYCRALSYGEVVHRAMGRPASVVAQMCVIINNAGVLVVYLIIIGDVMSGSLKHIGVMDQLIGHGEWDNRKLLILVVLVIFLAPLCALEKIDSLSLSSAASVALAVVFVVVSCIIALIKIAEGKISMPRMGPDFSSRAAMLDLLVVIPIMTNAFICHFNVQPIYNELKEKTPQNMYKVGRISTVLCVVVYALTALTGYLLFGEDTESDVLTNFDKDLGIRFSSLLNYIVRIGYVIHLVLVFPVVHFSLRQTVDTLIFGELATPSWKKTLTLTVVLLALIYLGSTMIPNIWMAFKFTGATTGLALGFMFPALVALRLDKEGSRLGHGERLLSLGLLGLSIVVSVIGVVGNVYTLKSKSE from the coding sequence ATGAACACGAATTACTCGGCGCTCCCATTGACCTCCCCCTCCATCGAGCTCCAAGCCAAATCTAACGCCGCCGCCAATGGCATCGTCAACGGCCACGCTAAGATCTCCAAGCAAGATTCGTTCTTGGGCGAGGTGGAGGACGgagtcggcggcggcggggagcacGACGAGCTGCCGCTGATTGGCGACGGCCCCGCCGGGCCGCCAGAGGGGTCCGGCGTGCCCGCCGCCGTGTTCAATCTCGCAACCTCCATCATCGGGGCCGGCATTATGGCGCTCCCGGCCACCATGAAGGTGCTCGGAGTCGCCGCTGGGCTCGTCTCGATCCTAGTCATGGGAGTCCTGTCCGAGATCACTGTCGAGCTGCTCGTGAGGTTCTCGGCCTACTGTCGCGCGCTGTCGTACGGCGAGGTCGTGCACAGGGCGATGGGCCGCCCGGCGAGCGTCGTGGCGCAGATGTGCGTCATCATCAACAACGCAGGAGTCCTGGTGGTGTATCTGATTATCATCGGAGACGTGATGTCAGGATCACTGAAGCACATCGGCGTCATGGATCAGCTGATTGGCCATGGCGAGTGGGATAATCGGAAGCTGCTGATCTTGGTGGTTCTTGTCATCTTCCTTGCGCCATTGTGTGCGCTTGAGAAGATTGACTCACTAAGCTTGTCATCTGCTGCGTCAGTTGCCCTTGCTGTTGTGTTTGTGGTTGTGTCCTGCATCATTGCTTTGATCAAAATCGCCGAGGGCAAGATCAGTATGCCGAGGATGGGGCCAGATTTCAGCTCCCGAGCAGCAATGCTAGACCTGCTCGTCGTGATACCCATCATGACTAATGCCTTCATCTGTCATTTCAATGTCCAGCCAATCTACAATGAACTCAAGGAGAAGACGCCGCAGAACATGTACAAGGTTGGGAGGATCAGCACCGTGCTATGTGTAGTGGTGTATGCCCTGACTGCCCTCACAGGGTATCTCTTGTTCGGTGAGGACACCGAGTCCGATGTGCTCACCAACTTCGACAAGGATCTTGGGATCAGATTCAGCTCTTTGCTCAACTACATTGTCAGGATTGGGTATGTCATCCACCTGGTCCTCGTCTTCCCAGTTGTCCACTTCTCGCTCAGGCAGACAGTGGACACACTGATCTTCGGGGAGCTGGCGACCCCTAGCTGGAAGAAAACACTCACATTGACAGTGGTGCTTCTAGCTCTCATCTACCTTGGCTCGACAATGATACCCAACATCTGGATGGCCTTCAAGTTCACCGGAGCTACGACAGGGTTGGCTTTGGGTTTCATGTTCCCAGCCCTGGTGGCATTGAGGCTGGACAAGGAAGGGAGTCGCTTGGGACATGGGGAGAGGCTCCTGTCACTTGGGTTGCTGGGGCTATCAATAGTTGTTAGTGTCATCGGAGTCGTTGGAAATGTATACACCTTGAAGAGTAAGTCTGAATGA